In one Butyrivibrio proteoclasticus B316 genomic region, the following are encoded:
- a CDS encoding lipopolysaccharide biosynthesis protein → MDKNKEPMFSSFLWRYMERMLAQIVSFLVSIVLARILLPKEYGVVALVLIFISLANVLVSSGFGDALIQKKNVEDLDYSTLFYCSLALSIVLYCLIYICSPFLSVVLGETILVPVIRVMALKIPLSSVATIQHAYVSKHMLFRKFFFATLIGTVISGIVGIILAYSGYGVWALVYQYLLNSVIDVIVLLAILEWKPRLIFSFVVAKSLIGNAVKYTLSSLVNNAYGQIYNFFIGKLYSVEQLAYYNRGNQFPALVVSNVDIAFANVMFPTLSNVNDSDREMKRLCRNALKISAYCIFPLILGMFVVSSDLIRVLLTDKWIEAVYYLRIGCCVNIFQPIQTINWQILKAKGKSGLCLKLEIVKKLIGMSTLVISIPYGVKIIALSCLINTMISTYINMIFGSKMIGYSVMEQLKDVSKTFLCSVLMGAIVFLLGEIEIPAVFSLLLQVIAGVVVYIAFSIWSKNDSFFMILKRLKQLVRGT, encoded by the coding sequence TTGGATAAAAACAAGGAGCCTATGTTTTCAAGTTTTCTATGGAGATACATGGAACGAATGCTGGCACAGATAGTTTCTTTCCTGGTATCTATTGTTTTGGCTAGAATACTGCTTCCTAAAGAGTATGGTGTTGTAGCACTTGTTCTGATATTTATTTCTTTGGCAAATGTATTAGTATCATCTGGTTTTGGAGATGCACTAATACAGAAGAAAAATGTTGAGGACTTGGACTATTCGACACTCTTTTATTGTTCATTAGCTTTATCTATTGTTCTTTATTGTTTGATTTATATTTGTTCGCCCTTTTTATCAGTTGTTTTGGGTGAAACAATACTTGTGCCAGTTATCAGAGTAATGGCTTTAAAGATCCCATTATCTTCAGTAGCGACAATACAGCATGCCTATGTGTCCAAACACATGCTATTTAGAAAATTCTTTTTTGCTACGCTTATAGGAACTGTTATATCTGGTATTGTTGGCATTATATTAGCCTACAGCGGATATGGCGTATGGGCATTGGTTTATCAATACCTGTTGAATTCAGTGATTGATGTTATAGTTCTTTTGGCTATTTTAGAATGGAAACCAAGACTGATTTTTTCATTTGTGGTAGCTAAAAGCTTGATCGGAAATGCTGTAAAGTATACTCTGTCGTCCTTGGTAAATAATGCATATGGACAAATATATAATTTCTTTATAGGGAAGTTATACTCGGTAGAACAGCTGGCATATTACAACAGAGGTAATCAGTTTCCAGCACTGGTAGTATCCAATGTTGATATTGCATTTGCAAATGTAATGTTTCCGACATTGTCAAATGTTAATGATTCTGACAGGGAAATGAAACGGTTATGCAGGAATGCACTTAAAATATCTGCCTACTGTATATTTCCTCTAATTTTGGGAATGTTCGTAGTTTCGTCTGATTTGATAAGGGTGTTATTGACAGACAAGTGGATAGAAGCAGTTTATTACCTAAGAATAGGTTGCTGTGTAAACATTTTTCAGCCCATTCAGACTATAAATTGGCAGATCCTGAAAGCTAAAGGGAAGAGTGGGCTATGTTTAAAGTTAGAGATTGTAAAGAAATTGATAGGAATGTCGACTTTAGTGATCTCAATTCCCTATGGCGTGAAAATAATTGCGCTTTCGTGTTTGATAAATACGATGATCTCAACATATATTAACATGATATTTGGAAGCAAGATGATTGGCTATTCAGTTATGGAACAATTAAAAGATGTATCAAAGACATTTTTATGTTCCGTGTTAATGGGGGCGATAGTATTTCTACTTGGTGAAATAGAGATACCAGCAGTATTTTCTTTGCTCCTTCAGGTTATTGCAGGAGTAGTTGTTTATATAGCCTTTTCAATATGGAGTAAAAATGACAGTTTCTTTATGATTCTTAAGCGACTTAAGCAACTTGTAAGGGGAACATGA
- a CDS encoding glycosyltransferase, with product MMKNVIYIGENIGTPDTAMFIHCQNVARIFKDIGYNVLFVSIGEKGQDNPHIYGENKYYYSIRRHSKGISRKLEHITEELSGNQFYKVFLQVAEENHPDLILYYGYSIEKKLLKYAHIKGVPFLVERVDWFEQSDHNKFFYKYIVQRKVDYSYSCLDLQADGIIAISDYLEKYFTSKQMKVVRIPPVFDTNTEMITEYKAENPISIVYCGSAGNKKDYYMPVVDALLFLNREELRYTLQIIGIPSDKISSKYDMKVLQKYGIFVYGKIGNEQARKIIHESDFSVLFRDPKRYAKAGFSTKFAESMVLGVPVICNSVGGADTVITNGVNGIVIDSRDKERIINILSEILTYDENHINQIKNQALDFANSFFNYSGYVDKLRAFIADITSGMKSNG from the coding sequence ATGATGAAAAATGTTATATATATTGGCGAAAATATAGGAACACCGGATACAGCTATGTTTATACATTGTCAGAATGTTGCCAGGATATTCAAAGATATCGGTTACAATGTATTATTTGTTAGCATCGGAGAAAAAGGCCAAGATAATCCGCACATATATGGAGAGAATAAGTATTATTACAGTATTAGGAGACACTCAAAGGGAATCAGCAGGAAACTAGAACACATAACTGAGGAACTTTCTGGAAATCAATTTTATAAGGTGTTCCTCCAAGTTGCGGAAGAAAATCATCCTGATCTTATATTGTATTATGGCTATTCCATTGAGAAAAAGCTGCTTAAATATGCTCATATTAAGGGCGTACCTTTTTTGGTTGAAAGAGTAGACTGGTTCGAACAATCAGACCATAATAAGTTCTTTTACAAATATATAGTACAGAGGAAAGTAGACTATTCATATTCGTGCTTGGATCTACAGGCAGATGGAATAATAGCTATAAGTGATTATTTAGAAAAATATTTTACATCTAAACAGATGAAAGTAGTACGAATACCACCTGTATTCGACACAAATACAGAAATGATCACAGAATATAAGGCTGAAAATCCTATAAGTATTGTTTATTGTGGAAGTGCTGGCAATAAAAAGGATTATTATATGCCAGTTGTTGATGCCTTGCTTTTTCTGAACAGAGAAGAACTACGATATACTTTACAAATTATCGGAATACCTTCAGATAAGATATCTTCCAAATATGATATGAAAGTTTTGCAGAAATACGGGATATTTGTTTATGGGAAAATTGGAAATGAACAGGCACGAAAGATAATTCATGAATCTGATTTTAGTGTTCTGTTCAGGGACCCTAAAAGATATGCAAAAGCAGGTTTTTCGACAAAGTTTGCAGAAAGCATGGTTTTAGGAGTCCCAGTGATATGTAATTCGGTTGGTGGAGCGGATACTGTCATAACTAATGGAGTTAATGGGATAGTGATTGATTCTCGTGATAAGGAGAGAATTATAAATATACTTTCTGAAATCCTTACATACGACGAAAACCATATCAATCAGATAAAAAATCAAGCATTGGATTTTGCAAATAGCTTTTTCAACTATTCTGGTTATGTAGATAAACTAAGAGCATTTATTGCAGATATAACTAGCGGCATGAAAAGTAACGGCTAA
- a CDS encoding ATP-grasp fold amidoligase family protein, with the protein MRKKLSLERPRSFNEKIQWLKLYDRKPIYNSMVDKYEAKNYVGDLIGEQYIIPTYGVWNNFDEIDFDSLPDQFVIKCTHDSGGIVIVRDKNKFDKEHAKKVIERALNKDFYLIGREWPYKDLEHRIIIEKYISNRDNDLGLIDYKFYCFNGEPKFLYISAGLEDHDKARISFVSLEWERLPFYRTDFKQFEQLPEKPTNYEEMIHICKKLAEGIRFIRVDLYEIDNRIYFSELTFHPCSGFMPLNDEKYDLEIGEMLELSK; encoded by the coding sequence ATGAGAAAAAAGCTGTCTTTGGAAAGACCACGCAGTTTTAATGAAAAGATACAGTGGCTAAAATTATATGATAGAAAGCCGATTTATAATAGCATGGTAGATAAATATGAGGCCAAGAACTATGTTGGGGATCTTATAGGTGAACAATATATTATTCCAACATATGGTGTTTGGAATAACTTTGATGAAATCGATTTTGACTCTTTACCAGATCAGTTTGTAATAAAGTGCACACATGATTCAGGTGGGATAGTTATAGTAAGAGATAAAAACAAATTTGATAAAGAACACGCCAAAAAGGTGATTGAACGAGCTCTTAATAAGGACTTTTATCTGATTGGACGAGAATGGCCATATAAGGACCTGGAACATAGAATCATAATTGAGAAATATATAAGCAACAGAGATAATGATTTAGGGTTAATTGATTATAAATTTTATTGTTTTAATGGAGAACCTAAATTTCTTTATATTTCTGCAGGCTTAGAAGATCATGACAAAGCTCGTATTAGCTTTGTGTCATTGGAGTGGGAACGTTTACCTTTTTACAGGACTGACTTTAAACAGTTTGAACAGCTTCCAGAAAAACCAACCAATTATGAAGAAATGATTCATATATGCAAAAAATTGGCTGAAGGCATTCGATTTATACGAGTTGATTTATATGAAATTGATAATAGAATCTACTTTTCTGAACTAACATTTCATCCATGTTCAGGGTTTATGCCACTAAATGATGAAAAATATGATCTCGAGATAGGCGAAATGCTTGAGCTATCAAAATAG
- a CDS encoding DMT family transporter, which yields MQIKKPIWSLTPVMVATAIFCCVLWGSASPAIKIAYELFGIPASDTASRLVLAGTRFVLAGVMTIIFGSLVSRQVLTPKIESLKYIGALALCQTIGQYFFFFMSLANTSGVRGSIINASGNFLAPIFAIFLFRLEKFEVKKLLGCFIGFFGIFLFLGGSSVLAGGKMTMAGEGAMLMAALFYAISGCSIKIFSKFENPVVLSGYQFTLGGIVLLGIGLLMGGSLSFTSMGCYLNLIYMGFISAGAYTLWGVLLKYNPVSKVSVLGFVNPIMGVLLSALFLGEESQAFSIVSVISLILVSAGIIVVNAKRN from the coding sequence ATGCAAATTAAGAAACCAATCTGGTCGTTGACGCCTGTAATGGTTGCTACGGCCATTTTTTGCTGTGTACTGTGGGGAAGTGCATCCCCGGCAATCAAAATTGCATACGAATTATTTGGAATTCCGGCATCAGATACGGCTTCGAGGCTGGTGCTGGCGGGAACGAGGTTTGTGCTGGCCGGCGTGATGACAATCATATTTGGATCCCTGGTTTCAAGGCAGGTGCTGACGCCCAAGATAGAATCGCTCAAGTACATAGGCGCTCTGGCGCTTTGCCAGACAATCGGGCAGTACTTTTTCTTTTTTATGTCGCTTGCTAATACATCAGGGGTTCGAGGGTCTATTATCAATGCTTCCGGGAATTTCCTGGCTCCGATTTTTGCAATCTTTTTATTCAGGCTTGAGAAGTTTGAAGTTAAAAAGCTACTTGGATGCTTTATTGGATTCTTTGGGATATTTCTTTTTCTGGGAGGTAGCAGCGTGCTTGCTGGTGGCAAGATGACCATGGCAGGCGAAGGTGCGATGCTGATGGCGGCGTTGTTTTATGCTATTTCCGGATGCAGTATTAAGATTTTTTCCAAGTTCGAGAACCCGGTAGTCTTAAGTGGATACCAGTTTACTCTTGGGGGAATAGTTCTTCTTGGGATAGGTCTTTTGATGGGCGGAAGTTTGTCTTTTACCAGCATGGGATGCTATCTTAACCTGATTTATATGGGCTTCATTTCTGCCGGCGCGTACACTTTGTGGGGGGTGCTTCTTAAGTACAATCCCGTGAGCAAGGTGTCGGTGCTGGGATTTGTGAACCCAATCATGGGAGTTTTGCTATCTGCGTTGTTTCTGGGAGAGGAGAGCCAGGCCTTTTCGATAGTGAGCGTAATTTCGCTTATTCTAGTATCAGCGGGGATCATAGTCGTAAACGCTAAGAGAAACTGA
- a CDS encoding nucleoside/nucleotide kinase family protein, which produces MNYSININGIDVDATYSDKSIKEIFNPLLEHLTALQKEKGRRILVLLAAPPGAGKSTLVSFLQTLSEDHELLSDIQAIGMDGFHRRQEYLLSHTTIRDGQEIKMVEIKGAPVTFDLEALRKRIEMVLSGGSIGWPSYDRHLHNPVEDATVINRDIVLLEGNYLLLDEDGWRDLRDLADYTILVRADEDMLRKRLIDRKAKSGNSREKAEKFVDYSDMANVRLCLNKSLSADLELFINQDGDFCKRKP; this is translated from the coding sequence ATGAACTATTCTATAAATATAAACGGCATCGATGTTGATGCCACCTACAGCGATAAGTCAATTAAAGAAATCTTCAATCCATTACTTGAACATCTGACTGCTCTGCAAAAAGAAAAAGGGCGCAGAATCCTGGTGCTTCTTGCGGCGCCTCCGGGAGCTGGGAAGAGCACTCTTGTAAGTTTTTTGCAGACGCTATCCGAGGATCACGAGCTGCTATCGGATATTCAGGCAATTGGTATGGATGGTTTTCACAGAAGGCAGGAATATCTTTTGTCTCATACAACTATCAGGGACGGACAAGAAATCAAGATGGTTGAGATAAAGGGTGCGCCCGTGACCTTTGACCTTGAAGCCCTCAGGAAGAGAATCGAGATGGTTTTATCCGGAGGAAGTATCGGGTGGCCATCCTATGACAGGCACCTTCACAATCCTGTGGAGGATGCGACTGTGATTAACAGGGACATAGTTCTTTTGGAGGGAAATTATCTGCTGCTTGATGAGGATGGCTGGCGTGATCTGCGAGATCTTGCGGACTATACTATTTTGGTAAGGGCAGATGAGGATATGCTGCGTAAGAGGCTGATTGACAGAAAGGCTAAGAGCGGTAATTCAAGAGAAAAAGCCGAGAAATTTGTGGATTACAGCGATATGGCCAATGTGAGGCTGTGTCTTAATAAGAGCCTTTCGGCTGATTTGGAGCTATTTATTAACCAAGATGGAGATTTCTGCAAAAGAAAACCATAA
- the amrS gene encoding AmmeMemoRadiSam system radical SAM enzyme: protein MPRCDVCHNRCNLNEGDVGLCRARKFEDGSFKCANYGLVTSIALDPIEKKPLNLFYPGSNIISVGSYGCNLRCPFCQNHEISYGFGKEYGGGARFITPSELAEIAESYIPQGNIGVAFTYNEPLVGYEYVIDTAQEVHERGLKTVLVSNGCVSQKVAELVIPHIDAMNIDLKGFTDSYYEDVLHGNRHMVMDFIEHAAEVSHVEVTTLIVPGYNDSDAEMEELAGWISALDNGSGREKIALHISRYFPRFRMTDIPATDVDKIYHLKEIAGKYLEHVFTGNC from the coding sequence ATGCCAAGATGTGATGTCTGCCACAACAGATGCAATTTAAATGAAGGAGATGTTGGTCTTTGCCGTGCCCGCAAGTTCGAGGACGGCTCTTTTAAATGCGCAAATTATGGGCTTGTGACGTCGATTGCCCTTGATCCGATAGAGAAGAAACCTCTAAATCTCTTTTATCCGGGATCAAATATAATCTCTGTCGGAAGCTACGGCTGCAATTTAAGGTGTCCGTTTTGCCAGAATCATGAGATTTCCTATGGCTTTGGCAAAGAGTATGGTGGCGGAGCGAGATTTATCACACCTTCCGAGCTTGCTGAGATAGCAGAGAGTTACATACCTCAGGGAAATATTGGAGTTGCTTTTACCTACAATGAGCCGCTTGTAGGTTATGAGTACGTAATTGATACGGCCCAAGAGGTCCATGAGCGCGGGCTCAAGACGGTTTTAGTATCTAATGGCTGCGTGTCCCAAAAGGTAGCAGAACTTGTAATCCCCCACATTGATGCGATGAACATTGATCTGAAGGGTTTTACAGATTCCTACTATGAGGATGTTTTGCATGGTAATAGGCACATGGTAATGGATTTTATAGAACATGCGGCGGAGGTTTCACATGTTGAAGTAACCACACTTATTGTCCCCGGATATAATGACAGCGATGCAGAGATGGAGGAACTAGCCGGTTGGATCAGCGCGCTTGATAATGGAAGCGGCAGGGAAAAGATAGCGCTTCACATCAGCAGGTATTTCCCACGCTTTAGGATGACTGATATTCCGGCTACTGATGTGGATAAGATTTATCATCTTAAAGAAATTGCAGGCAAATATCTTGAACATGTTTTTACAGGGAATTGCTAG